In Sebastes umbrosus isolate fSebUmb1 chromosome 7, fSebUmb1.pri, whole genome shotgun sequence, the sequence TGAGGCTGGCCTTGAACAGAAAATGGAAGGTGATCTCTCAGACCCCACACTAACTGCTGTAAGCCACGAAGAGGGAATTGGGGAGAGGAGCAGTGTGGAGAGGGAGGTGGCTGAACATCTGGCAAAGGGATTTTGGTCTGACCTATGCCCATCTCAGGCTCAACCCCTCCCCTTGGAACCCATGGACCAAAACAATCTGGCAAAAGCATCAGACTTTCATTGGCTTAAGCAGCTGGACCTGAGCTCCAGTGTAGGAGACTGTCCTTTCTTCCGGGACATTGGGACAGGTGATGACCCGGCCCCACACACTGACAGCCTGTCCCAGTCAGAGAAGAGCCCCTACATGTCCTCCTCGCTCAACTCTGGGGACGACTCAGACTTGGACACAGATGGAGATACTGAGGCCAACAACAAAAGAGCAGCAGAGGTCATTTTGATACACAACTGATGTTTGCTTATTGATAGTAGAAGATATTAAGTAAAATAAATCTAACTCCCAAACACTGTACTCTACAGATTCAGCTCCCATTCCCAGTGGAGCAGATCTCAGCGCTGAGCCGGAGTGCCTTCCAGCAGCTTCTGAGACACCATAACCTGACTCAAGATCAGCTGGAGTTTGTACATGACGTCCGTCGACGAGGCAAAAACCGTGTGGCTGCACAGCGCTGCCGAAAGAGGAAACTAGACAGCATATCACAGCTGGAATGTGAAATCAAAAAATTAGTAAGTTGCCTTTAATATGTCTGGTATTCTCAACATGTTGTCAAACATGATATGATTGAATTTTGTGTCCTTTTAACCTTTATTGGCCTCTAGTGATGACCAGTATGTACTGCAACAAGGTTGATGGAAGTACTTTGTCTTGGAAGTgggggtgtttttttctgtagggTTTTCTCTGCTATTGCAGCACGTTTTTGCGCTGCGTTAAAACAACGTGGAGAGCATCAGAAGCACATGGACTACATGGTAGCCTTTGCTGCACAGCTAACCAGCAGAGTTATTTGAGaagattaaaacaaaatgtgcacCTACTAACCACTTTACTTTAGTTAGATGAAGTCTGCAGGAGGAgcacaagacaaaaacaatttaTGACAAAGAGTGAATGCATCTTGCCCTCTCCTTCAGTGATATTACTTTGGTGTAAATTCTGTAGCACCTGCAGAAAGGTGAATGGTAGATTTTGGCTTATAGATTAAACCGACTGGACCAGAAAACTGTAGACTGATTAAGGAACAAAAAGGAATGGGTAAGAAGCATGAATAAAGGAACAGAGAAAAGTCTGACTAAATATTTGCTAAGCTCCATTGAGTGAGCTTTTCCTTTTACAGAATAATCTTCAATTCTAAGTTTTGTCCAAAAAAGGCCTATGCAATGATGAGGATTTGAGGAATGAATGAACTTTACTGTAATTCCTTCTACAGAGAAGTCAGAAGGTGCGGCTGCTGCAGGAGCGAACTGAGCTGGAGCAAAACCTGGAGGAGACGCGGCAGAGTCTATGCGGGTTATGTAAGAGTGTCAGCATCGAGTCTTGCTCTGATCAGGACCACTTGCAGCTTCTTGCCAAGGTCTCCTCACCAGACGCCCCCATCTCCTCCCGTAGCCTTTCGGGTAAAGATGAGGAGTCCCAAATCACTATCGAAATGGTAAGTTGTTCTTCTGAGTGTGACCCAAGCAAACCGCCTGCAGGCTCAGTTGAAACTGCTGCACCAGAGGCTGGCACACAGACGGAGGAGGCAGGTTCTCCACAGAGCTGCCCTGTTCCCACTTCTCTGCTCAATGTCTGTCTGGACATGAACAACAGCTTATAATTGGACTCGGGTTCCAttgtcatttcatatcttgcAGGACCACGGAGCAGGGGGTGGACTctgagtatatactgtaatcCCCCTTTGGGATTGTTATGCTTTCCTGTGTATTTCACTGAATGATTTTCTGCCTGATATAGGTATCTTAAAGTGACATAGAGAAATGTCAAATTTCCTTCactgtattttttaatatgCATCTCACTGTAGTAAACACAGAATCCAGTATTCATCATTTTGAAAGTGCAGACAATTTTCAGGTAATTCCATTACATGACATTTCTTaaaattcagtttgtttttctcagGGAAACTCAAACCTGACTGTGTTTTGATGGCTAAAATAATTCTCACTGCACATCCGCAGcccacatacacatacactcaTGCTCAtgaaaataagacatttcttTCACTTTTGGCTAATTAGTCAATCAATTCTTAACATATTCTTTATTATTCTATCACTATGCTGTTTCTTTGATTAAATATGCACCGCACTAacagaacttttttttacagtagaCAAATTGTTACAGCTTACATGAATTTTCAACAGCATTATTTGAATGCCAGAGCATGGTTTGAATGAATAACTGCCAGCTTTCCCTGATATTTGAAGAATGGTTCCAGTGTGTCTGAAAGTGTTACAGGGCAACATAggaaattatataattttatgcAAAATGTGCCTTATGCAGTAGTATAGTATGAATACAGAAAGATAAAAGGCAATCTTATATATTCTTGTCTCAAGCACTGTTGCACATTAACCCAGAGCCCATATTGATGGCATTCTTTTACGTTAAAGTCTGTCTTCATGttgagtattttttattaaatgatttcatgaattacagatttaaataaacaacattttgttaccattcattgtttatgtttcttttCTCCAACCAGCAAGAAGAATATTACCCCTTCTATTGATGCACAGTACCACAGTTTGGCCAATAGATGGAAGTACAACTCAATTTACCTCACCAGCTATGCCGACCCTTGATTAACTCAGGAGAGCACTGTAACAATATGAATTGTTCCTTCTGCGATTTATCTGCAAGAGATTGAGCTTTATTAGAAAGATATTTATGCAACTTCAAGGTTTGAAGTGAACTTTGAGCCACAAacatcagttaaaaaaaatgacccTGTCACAGTGCAGTCAGCACTGGTAGACATGACAtaatcaacaaaacaaaactgttattCAGAAAGAAAGTGGCCCAGAGCTTTACATGAGGAACAGGAAGCTGGTTCAGAactacaaaattatgttttagccTTTAAAGTCGTGTGTTTAtgcactgctttcatttttGTAGAAGCAAAGCAACTCATGGAGTGACttgttatttattcatgaatatACACATTCATATTTAGCTGGCTGCAGATTGGGCGCCAGTCATTAT encodes:
- the LOC119491231 gene encoding transcription regulator protein BACH1-like — protein: MSLQAPRMSVFTFQSAVHSAHVLQCLNDQRQQDVLCDVTVVVENSSFRAHCSVLASCSEYFHSRITNVTRQNPIITLPDEVTAEGFEPLLQFAYTSKLPFTKENIHAIHSSAEFLGFHDLESACFDFLIPKFSEGKRASQEVRRRACCLSRDPSASFGPSVESSQPKSIESHSSVPSRGDEPTDFPSQCPQSIQGQTNSGEEHFCLENCGPQMAPLSLELTANGVCPMLSLPCPDSDKADHPTQFCETDILEIGDVCNQSELNLADCGLPCELSSPGDVNLPELIEPAGGDVKQTVETLGAETDCNPGSCPLNTSGAEDCSELLEQSEAGLEQKMEGDLSDPTLTAVSHEEGIGERSSVEREVAEHLAKGFWSDLCPSQAQPLPLEPMDQNNLAKASDFHWLKQLDLSSSVGDCPFFRDIGTGDDPAPHTDSLSQSEKSPYMSSSLNSGDDSDLDTDGDTEANNKRAAEIQLPFPVEQISALSRSAFQQLLRHHNLTQDQLEFVHDVRRRGKNRVAAQRCRKRKLDSISQLECEIKKLRSQKVRLLQERTELEQNLEETRQSLCGLCKSVSIESCSDQDHLQLLAKVSSPDAPISSRSLSGKDEESQITIEMVSCSSECDPSKPPAGSVETAAPEAGTQTEEAGSPQSCPVPTSLLNVCLDMNNSL